Proteins encoded within one genomic window of Leptospira bourretii:
- a CDS encoding helix-turn-helix domain-containing protein, translated as MRQGIWIPARIESRKDLSISEKVILSEIESFTSNGKCFASNEHFANLLGIRPDTVSRMISRLKKRGFVIQTGFDGRRRYLCLGSALDESTNHTELPTREPHRRVETFSQPALDNLPPPIQKNSLIVTKEQYKGMLNKFPEATRKAVERILFEGETPSSKHLARIVNSLTSVVVGDG; from the coding sequence ATGAGACAAGGAATTTGGATCCCTGCTCGTATCGAGAGTAGGAAGGACCTTTCCATATCTGAGAAGGTAATCCTTTCAGAAATTGAAAGTTTTACATCGAATGGAAAGTGTTTTGCATCAAACGAACATTTTGCGAATCTTTTGGGGATAAGACCCGATACTGTTTCGCGCATGATTTCCAGGCTGAAAAAACGAGGGTTTGTCATTCAAACTGGATTTGACGGCCGTAGACGTTACCTTTGTTTGGGGTCTGCCTTGGATGAGAGTACGAATCATACGGAATTGCCCACTAGGGAACCACATCGCAGAGTTGAGACTTTCTCCCAACCAGCCTTGGACAATCTACCACCTCCTATACAGAAGAATTCATTGATTGTTACAAAGGAACAGTACAAGGGAATGTTAAACAAATTTCCCGAAGCAACCAGAAAGGCCGTTGAACGAATCTTATTTGAAGGAGAAACTCCTTCTTCCAAACATTTGGCAAGAATTGTAAATTCACTAACAAGTGTTGTTGTAGGAGATGGGTGA
- a CDS encoding type IV toxin-antitoxin system AbiEi family antitoxin domain-containing protein, with protein MYKTHRVVMEELSSFASPKSKLSKMIRSKEILHLKRGVFLEPNDKTNSMFSIASVLYGPSYISFESALAHYGMIPERVKGIISATYNKNKNKKFHTPIGDFYYYYLPKFAYPFGIVRKEEGEQGFLIATPEKAILDLIYKNSKLKEVKELKDFLIEDKRIEEEWLSRLDESEVAKLCLIYRQPQCLLFPKMLRKYYA; from the coding sequence ATGTATAAAACACACAGGGTTGTAATGGAAGAACTTTCGTCTTTTGCTTCTCCAAAATCTAAATTGAGCAAAATGATTCGATCTAAAGAGATTCTCCATTTAAAGAGAGGAGTTTTTCTAGAACCAAATGATAAAACGAATTCCATGTTTAGTATTGCTTCGGTGTTATATGGCCCATCGTATATATCTTTTGAATCGGCACTTGCACACTATGGCATGATTCCAGAGAGGGTGAAGGGGATCATTTCCGCAACGTACAACAAAAATAAAAACAAGAAGTTCCATACACCTATTGGCGACTTTTATTATTATTATCTTCCAAAGTTTGCGTATCCATTTGGAATTGTTCGCAAAGAAGAAGGAGAACAAGGTTTTTTAATTGCTACACCTGAAAAAGCAATCCTGGATTTGATTTACAAAAATTCGAAATTAAAAGAAGTAAAAGAACTTAAGGATTTTCTAATAGAAGACAAAAGAATTGAGGAAGAGTGGTTATCGAGACTAGATGAGAGTGAGGTCGCAAAATTATGTTTAATTTATAGACAACCTCAATGTTTATTGTTCCCAAAAATGCTAAGGAAATATTATGCATAG
- a CDS encoding nucleotidyl transferase AbiEii/AbiGii toxin family protein yields the protein MLEKYQCNTADDYKNALKEIIQEIALLGLFRNGFFNHAAFYGGTALRIFYKLDRFSEDLDFSLFRKNKKFQLNNYLRSLEDELGSFGFEMSVEMKTKKNESQIQSAFIKGGTLVHLIKINTNQNLGLNVPDNEQLKIKLEIDIDPPSKASYETKYLLKPIPFPVTLFTKPCLFAGKIHAVLCRDWKSRVKGRDFYDFVWYLGNRTPVDLTHLKSRMVQSGHLDPSEKLTLPILKQMLIERFKTISISQAKADIQPFITNANVLDLWSPEFFIQITKDNLE from the coding sequence ATGCTGGAAAAATATCAGTGTAACACTGCTGATGATTATAAAAATGCATTAAAAGAAATTATACAAGAGATTGCTCTTTTAGGTCTTTTCCGGAATGGATTTTTTAATCACGCAGCATTTTATGGAGGAACTGCCCTAAGAATTTTTTATAAATTAGATCGTTTCTCCGAAGATTTAGATTTCAGTCTATTTCGTAAAAATAAAAAATTTCAACTCAACAACTATTTAAGATCTCTTGAGGATGAATTGGGTTCCTTTGGTTTTGAAATGTCGGTCGAGATGAAAACAAAAAAAAATGAAAGTCAAATTCAGTCTGCATTCATTAAAGGAGGGACCCTTGTTCATCTTATTAAGATTAATACTAATCAGAATCTCGGACTTAACGTTCCAGACAATGAACAATTGAAAATTAAATTAGAGATCGACATCGATCCTCCTTCAAAAGCATCCTATGAAACTAAATACCTTTTAAAGCCAATCCCGTTTCCCGTAACACTATTTACCAAACCATGTTTATTCGCAGGAAAGATACATGCAGTATTATGTAGAGATTGGAAATCCCGCGTAAAAGGAAGGGATTTTTATGATTTTGTTTGGTATTTGGGAAACAGAACGCCAGTTGATTTGACTCATCTAAAATCGAGGATGGTACAATCTGGCCATTTAGATCCAAGTGAAAAATTGACTCTTCCCATTTTAAAACAAATGCTGATCGAACGCTTTAAAACAATTTCGATTTCGCAAGCAAAAGCAGACATCCAACCATTTATAACGAATGCAAATGTATTAGATCTTTGGTCACCAGAGTTTTTTATACAAATTACAAAAGATAATTTAGAATAG
- a CDS encoding HipA domain-containing protein, with product MTSKEAYVWIWLEELFRRLVFNILCGNTDDHVRNYAAFWDGNSLTLTPAYDICP from the coding sequence ATGACTTCTAAAGAAGCCTATGTTTGGATTTGGTTAGAAGAGCTCTTCCGAAGACTAGTCTTCAATATCCTTTGTGGCAACACCGACGACCATGTAAGAAATTATGCTGCCTTTTGGGATGGAAATTCTCTTACGCTTACACCGGCCTACGATATCTGTCCGTAA